The genomic stretch TGCGCAGCCATGAGGGTGCAATTAGCGACATTGTTATCAGCCCAAACAGCCGTTGGCTGGTTACGGCCAGTAGCGATCATACCGCCCGGCTGTGGAACGTGGATTTTACGGCGGCCGGCATCAAAACGGTGGCCGCGCCGCTTATTTTGCAGGGCCACGAAGATAAGGTTTTGGCGCTGGCTATCAGCCCCGATAGTCGCTGGTTGGCGACCGGCAGCAGCGATCATACGGCCCGTCTGTGGAATCTGCCGGATGTTGTGGGCACGGCTTCGCCTGGAAGGGTAATTACAAACTCCCTTGTTTTGCCCGGCCACGACAAGCCTGTTTTGGCTGTTGCCATTGGACCTGAAAAAGGGGAAGGTAATTATTGGCTGATTACCGCCGGGGGTGATGGTGTTGCCAGAGTATGGGATTTACCGGATGCGCTCACCTCAACCGCGATTCCCGTTGTTTTGACGGGTCACACCAGACCTGTTTTTGCGGCGGCTATTCGTTCTGTTCTGTCTGGGGATGGGGTGAGTAAACCCTGGGTGATTACGGCCGGTAACGATAATACCGTCCGTTTTTGGCCGTTGCCCCCGGAAGATTTGCTTGAGCTTGCCTGTGACACGGCCGGCCGTAATTTTACGCAGGCGGAGTGGGCGCAGTATTTCCCGGGGCAGGCGTATCGCAAAACTTGTGTGGATTTGCCGGCCCATCGTTCGGCGATTGGGGCAGCGTTTGACCGGGCCAATGCCCTGCTCCAAACCGGCGACCGGCGGGGGGCGTTGGCGGCTTATAGCCGGGTTGTTGATTGGGCAGGGGAGACGCAGGATGTATATCTGAACAGCCTCATCTGTTGGCAGGGCAGCCTTGAGGGTTTGGCCGAAATTGTGCTGCCCGCCTGCGAGTACGCCGTGCAATTAGCCCCCACCGACGGCGCGTTACGCGACAATCGCGGTCTGGCCTATGCCCTAACCGGAAGCTATCCCGACGCTATTGCGGATTTTAAATATTTTGTGACCTGGTCAAAAGAGACTGGTTTGTACCAACCGTATGGCCGGCGACGAGAAGCCTGGATTATTGAGCTAGAAGCAGGACGCAACCCTTTTAATGCGGACCTGCTGGAGTCATTACGAACCGAATAAATGAATTCTTCCGGGTGTCTATGAGTAAGATCAGGTAAGCTCAGTGGAATTCTAATTGTGGTAAAGTTTGGAGGAAAACACCGATGAAAGAGAGAATTTTGAGTTTTGTGGTGGTTATTCTTTTTATTGTGGGCCTGGTTTTGTTTTTGCCGGTGCTGGTGCTAAAAGGGTCAAAGGGCGAAATAGGCTGGCTTGCTTTTGAATTGGCCATAGGGGGGTATGGAGAAGAGATCCCTGCCGGCGAGGATGGCGACGGTGATGATACCCCTTCCCCACCCCCAGACCAGGTAGACCCTCATCAAAACAAGATGGCCAGAGACCCCAATACCCCTGGCATCTACGTGTGGTTTCCCCAGGGGGCTACGTCGGTGCCTGTCGAAGTCAGAACTTATTATTCAAGTTTGCCGCCGGGGTTGCCGGCGCTGCCGGGTAATGTAGGCTCGCCTTTCTTTTTCGGGGCCTGGATCAGGGGTGAGGGCGTTACGCTCAACAAATTCAATCCGCCCATTGTGCTCAATGCGCCCTATGGCAATGCCGGTGTGTCTCAACGGTCCGTTGAAACTCCAGGGGCCGGTGGTTTGAGTTTTTTAAGCGGCTGGCCGTTGGTGCTGGCCGCGCAGCCGGCTTTGCCTCTTCTTGTCCCTTCTGAAGTTGTTTTGGCCCCTTATGGCATGCTTCCGCCCACTCAGGAACAACAATTGCGGCTTAATATGTACAATCCGGCTACTGAGTCGTGGGAAAAGTTATGTAGTAGTGTTAATGTTTATACCAAACGTGTTTCCGGGGTTTTGGCTCTGCCTACCCCCTTTGAAGCCGGGGGTAATACGCTATTGGCGATAGCGGTTGATGACACGCCCCCGTTGAGCCAGGTTGTAGATGAGCAAGGCATGACCACTCTCTCCCTTGAGGGTGTTAGAACCAGGCTCCAAGTTTTGCCCGGCACCGTTGAGCAGGGAGTTCATTTTGAAGTGACCCTATTGGCTGGCGTTCCCGACCAGGCGGGGCTTAAATTGCTGGCCGATCCGATAGACATCAAGGCTTGCCAGGTTGATCACATTATCAATGAAAAAAGCACGCAGATCACCCAATTCTCCAAGCCGTTGGGCCTTGAGTTTGATTATGAGGCCGATATTTTGGCCAGCGCCGGCGGCAAGGCGAATGTGACCATTGTGGTCTTGCAGAATGGTCAGTGGGCTGATCTGGAGGAGTTTGGCTACCAGGTTATCCGGGATGAAGACAAAATTAAAGTTGACACGGATCGGTTGGGAACATTTAGTTTGGCAGCCAGGTAAAGCGGTGAATAAGTTCTGGCCATTCTTAAGTCCGCCGTCTGGCCCTGAGGACATTGGGTAGTTGTTCTATCAGAGCCAGTATCCGGCTGAGTTGGTCAATGCCGGTTACTTCCAGGGTGGCAAATACAGTGGCGGAGTGGTCCTTTTTTTTGGTGGTCACATTAACCGAACTGAGGTTGATTTTTTCATTGGCTACCACCGCCGTAATATCGCGCAAAAGGCCGGGTCGGTCAAACGACTCAATCTGGATGTCAATGGGATAGGTTTTATCCCCGGTTATATCCCAGTCAACTTCAATCAGCCGCTCGCGCCGTTCATCGTCAAAACGCAAGATGTTGGGACAATCACGGCGGTGAATGGTGACTCCCCGGCCCCGCGTAATGTAACCAATAATGTTATTGTCGCCCGGCACGGGCCGGCAGCATTGGGCCAAAGTGGTAAGAAGGTTGCCCACCCCCTGGATTCTCATATCCGTGGGGGTGATGGTGGCCGGAGTTAGGCCTGGTGTGGGTAAATGCAAAACCTCTTCTTCTGGCGCTGCGGTTGCTTCAACCACATCGTTAATGGCATTGATAATGTGCGACATGCTGATGTCGCTGCGGCCGATGGCGGCTAAAAAGTCGTCAACCTTGTCAAAGTTAAAACGATGCGCCAGCTTTTCGTAATTTACTTCCAGCACTCCCAGCCGATGTAATTCCCGGTCAAGAATATTGCGGCCCTGGGAAACATTTTCCTCGTAATTTTGATACTTGAACCAATAACGAACTTTGGCCCTGGCTCGCCCGGTTTTGATATAACCCAGGTGATTGTTGAGCCAGTCGCGGCTGGGGCCGCCGCGTTTAGCGGTTAGAATTTCTATCTGGTCCCCGTTTTTTAATTGGTAATTCAAGGGCACAATTTTGCCGTTGATTTTGGCCCCCCGGCAGCGATGGCCCACTTCGGTGTGAATATAGTAGGCAAAATCAATGGGCGTTGCGCCCGAGGGCAAATCAATCACATCACCCTTGGGGGTAAGCACGTGCACCCGGTCTTCAAAAACCTCGGCTTTAACTTGGTTGATGAATTCGGTAGCGTCGGCCACGTCTTCTTTCCACTCCATTACTTGACGTAGCCAGGTTATTTTTTGATCAAAACCCGGATCAGATTTTGCGCCTTCCTTGTATCGCCAATGGGCGGCTACGCCCAGTTCGGCCTCTTGATGCATGCCATAAGTGCGAATTTGCACTTCTATGGTTTTGCCGTCGGAACTGACCACGGCGGTATGGAGAGAGCGATAAAAATTGTCCTTGGGCGCGGCAATATAGTCGTCAAATTCACCGGGGATGGGACGCCACAGGGTATGCACAATGCCCAATACCGCATAACAATCCGATACTTTATTGACCAGAACCCGCAGCCCGCGCACGTCATAAATTTGATCAAAGGTAACCCCTTTGCGTTGCATTTTTCGCCAAATGCTATAGATATGTTTGGGGCGGCCGCTCACGTCGGCCTGAAGGCCCTGTTTGCGTAGTTCTGTTTCCAGTTTTTTAACAATCTGCTCAATGTATTGTTCTCGATTGATCCGGCGCTCATCAATCATTCTTGCAATCTGTTTGTACAGTTCCGGCTCCAGATACCGAAAGGCCAAATCTTCCAGTTCCCATTTGATTTGCCAGATACCCAGGCGATTGGCCAGGGGAGCAAAAATTTCCAGGGTTTCTTTAGCAATCCGCTGGCGTTTGTCTTCCCGTAAAGATCCCAGGGTGCGCATGTTGTGGGTCCGGTCGGCCAGCTTGATCAACACAACCCGCACGTCGTCAACCATGGCCAATAACATCTTGCGTAAACTTTCGGCCTGGGCGCGTTCTTTTTTGCTCTTTCTGGTTTGGCCCCGATACTCCTGAATTTGGCCCATTTTGGTTACGCCGTCAACCAATTTGGCCACGCTTGGCCCAAATTCTGTTTCTATCTCTTCCAGGGTAACCATTGTATCTTCGGGAACATCGTGTAAAATGGCGGCGGCAATGGTTTCGTAATCCAGGCGGAGATCGGCCAGGATATTGGCCACAGCCAATGAATGTTGAAAATAGGGTTCGCCGGAGGCGCGAGTTTGGCCATGGTGGGCCTGCTGGGCTACTTCACAAGCCCGGCGGATAAGGGCCATCTCCGTTGGCGATCGCCCATTCGCAATCGAATCCAGCCAACTTTCAAATTCTAACGCATCTTTGCTGGTAATTTCAGAATGTTGATCTTTAACCGCAACCATTTAATGACCCTGATGAAAGTATTGGATAAAGATAGTATACTGCCAACCCAATGTTTAAGCAATGGTTTTCTGGGCCAAAAAAGATGTAACCCATAAAAGTGACATTTGTCACTGTTTGGTAGTGACAAGTGACACTATACTGTAAATTAAAGCTATGCTATCCTGATAAAGCAGCATCGGACAGAGGCAAAAGGATTTTGTCCTTTTGCCTCTCCTCCTCGAGCCGGCAGGTTCCCCCCACCTGCCGGTCTTTTTATTTTCTGAGAATGACTTGCACTTCAACATAAGAATGTTATAATCGAATTATAATGATTTGAGTTGAAATAGTTACAACCTCAATCTTTTTTCTCAACTTAGGCTTAAGCATTAATTGACTTCTCCCATTAAGCTAAAAATATCAGGCGATTTAGCTACAAAATGGGGATGTTATGAAATTCTAAGCCCTTATCGAGACCCGGTTAACGTGTC from Anaerolineae bacterium encodes the following:
- the relA gene encoding GTP diphosphokinase yields the protein MVAVKDQHSEITSKDALEFESWLDSIANGRSPTEMALIRRACEVAQQAHHGQTRASGEPYFQHSLAVANILADLRLDYETIAAAILHDVPEDTMVTLEEIETEFGPSVAKLVDGVTKMGQIQEYRGQTRKSKKERAQAESLRKMLLAMVDDVRVVLIKLADRTHNMRTLGSLREDKRQRIAKETLEIFAPLANRLGIWQIKWELEDLAFRYLEPELYKQIARMIDERRINREQYIEQIVKKLETELRKQGLQADVSGRPKHIYSIWRKMQRKGVTFDQIYDVRGLRVLVNKVSDCYAVLGIVHTLWRPIPGEFDDYIAAPKDNFYRSLHTAVVSSDGKTIEVQIRTYGMHQEAELGVAAHWRYKEGAKSDPGFDQKITWLRQVMEWKEDVADATEFINQVKAEVFEDRVHVLTPKGDVIDLPSGATPIDFAYYIHTEVGHRCRGAKINGKIVPLNYQLKNGDQIEILTAKRGGPSRDWLNNHLGYIKTGRARAKVRYWFKYQNYEENVSQGRNILDRELHRLGVLEVNYEKLAHRFNFDKVDDFLAAIGRSDISMSHIINAINDVVEATAAPEEEVLHLPTPGLTPATITPTDMRIQGVGNLLTTLAQCCRPVPGDNNIIGYITRGRGVTIHRRDCPNILRFDDERRERLIEVDWDITGDKTYPIDIQIESFDRPGLLRDITAVVANEKINLSSVNVTTKKKDHSATVFATLEVTGIDQLSRILALIEQLPNVLRARRRT